Below is a window of Humulus lupulus chromosome 9, drHumLupu1.1, whole genome shotgun sequence DNA.
agcttcagcttcttccaagtttatccattcttgggctctgttaaggaattcactaactgagcttacccccctcctttgaatatccttccacagatctccgcctactaggatcccggtcctcatagccatgagtttggagctgtcgtcggcgtctctggctcgagcagcgacatttgcaaatctgctcaagtaggcttttagcgtttctccaggttgctgtctcacgttagctagggagtcggcctggaccctggcggcctgagaggcgcggaatgccctcttgaagtcagccgaaaaggtcttccaggagctgattgactgccttttactttgtttgaaccactgcctggcaggtccagttagggtggaaggaaagatcaagcaacgaagctctggcccgatgttatgagtcatcattagggtgttgaacatccctaagtgatcagatgggtctccatccccgttgaactttgacaagtgaggcatacgaaagccagaagggtatgtcgttgctgctatgttgggggcgaagagctccatctcatcccctgaatcatattcgtctttttctttctccgacaggagcttcttcatcagctcctccatttgagttaagcgctctagggttttgtcctgagatcctgggttattccggggctgttcaacagctccggacccgttgtacatattaggcgggttattgcccctcctatctggagataggtcatttggggcattcccgccattacgtacttcggatcggaccccaactgagcgggcctggctaccatccctaactcgatcctctctgtgagagttgaggcgatctcgaaggtcgcctccatgggaattatggtgactttgtgctgaacttagtcgttGTCgtaggtctcctcccgaaagatcactccgtgcactaccggtccagtgactcctgctggacaggctcgatgtgcgtctttggcggctccgacctgctccttcccccggcaccctgctgcgccgggaaggcccggccgatggcgggtctctcctactatttccgtaggtcgggatgtctcagacggtctgaggagacggatatctgatgggagaaggaggatgcctgaccggagaggcgatcctagtgccgtccggacggactaaatttggtgggggcctctcggccctgccagcttgatggtttcgcgctgggcgatctggacgaggaactggacgttcttcggggacgggctgacgtctccggatcccctcggccctcctttgggaatttccccgatctcttctgggcgtcctcgaggaaggctgagagctaggggttgatgtcctaaccgaacggctgtactgctgctgttcggtctgaggcatttccctgaagttcacCTCTTGacggcgtgatgaaggggtggagttggctgcagggagtctacccgaacggctatgcctggatcgattactccggcgagacttaggagcctcgccttgcctctctccaacgttaccgttggttgtgagagggggtagtcgactcagaatatcctggatttgctgaccagctgctgctagctggctcctcagctgagcattctccatctccaccgcagtataataacatggattcggattaggcggccagGGCGCCGAACTActagtgtcgtcttggccggccggctgctttcctggcctttgctggacttcaggaacttgctcctcggggagggcaacatggcgggcctcctgcccatcatgctgttctgtctcgttgccatgtttggatcgagtggtcaccatagttgtatgtttgtggtagtactaattggacttgctctcaatgaaagcaccaaactgttgacgcggttcttcggcaacagataattaagagaagaagagaaagagattagtacttaaaagtagaaccgtcgcagatatgaaatctttgtggaaagaactaggtgaccctaaacacgtttttaagtggttcgaaggttaaaatccttttactccactagtcaatattattgatcttttctgggtaattggtttaccaaatatatagttcttacaagactattttttccaacccctatcaactcccagggtctccatatttataggagaaggcacctggaaattggtagggaggtcatcccatgaccttttcatttgtcatatcaagtctgtgatattcatgattaattcctaaacctgacacacaagtgtggtctaatcagtctggaaggagataatgggccgcacggcccaacccgtccgtgggtgtctgaatacgcacgttcctgctgcgtgtccgagaagtcagggggatatcggacacgtgatggcaggattatgcacgtttatcttgcgtgttgacttcccatagggtcagagcttcctgagaagctcgctaccggagcaatccataacccgagctgatccgtcagtggtcgccggatgttgttcccagctcctggcgtaacaagagggagctggaaacaggaccccctcgagctagaaagggcccgtcctgaaaatagagcctctggcctgtgggagcctcgggctaaatcatgtttagtccgaggctcgtcctgctaaacagcccgtgggaaaaccagggcgtacaaataGCATGAAAAAGATATCAATGAGAATGGTCACATATGGTTTAACTAAACAGTTATCACAAttagattttattatattattatatcattttataattaacattttacaatctaaagtatctaattttttattttctttaatatttgTTGGGGCAataatttgtctttctatatctggaAGTAAAAACCCAAAGATGAATGATAACTTGCTTCTACTCTGGTGATGAAATctgcctttgactcgtcgggatcacctgcaagaaagacactccgatacTTAAGTCAGTTCAAAATTCGATCCCTTTCTCCtctcaaaatctcatatttataggatgaaatatacaaagcagttagttggttcaagCGAACCCTGGAAAGGGGGAAAGagaataactgaatttccctccaaaaataccgACTTTTAGAATGTCTCGCTCAGGGGTCAGAGGCGCGGATTGCCTCTGACCCACAACTTCTGCCTTCGGAACCTCTCCTTGTCAAAACGCTccgttttgaatatttgataaatgaggtAAGTGTTTtcgggccgaacattttgggcccaacagatgccccctggcCCAAGCTTCGGACAGGTGTGGTATGTTAATCTGTTAGAatcttgggccgactcttcaacACCAAAAGGTTCGCCTAGAGCCGTCATTCTCCGTAAACCGAGGTAATCCGTAGGTACATGATTATTTGATTACCTAACAAGTTACACTTAATGCAAACATGGTTACCGAGTAAAACGTTCGGTTCAAAATTTTACCTTTCATTTAAGtagtttttatttcaaaataattttcattcaaaTTCCCAAACTTTGTTCCAACTTCCAGAGAGAAGCTCCGAAGAAACCCTAGATATTTCCTTCAGCTCAAACCTTCGACAATCATCTCATTCGGTGTGATAATGTCTTCTCGTTCATCTCCCGAACCTTTGGATCGTGATGGATACAAAAATGCATTCGAATGCATGCGCAAGTCGTTCGACATTCCAGACAATGTCACAGTGAGGATGCTCTCGGAGGCCGAGCTTCGAGAATGGCGATTTAAGGACGTGGTGAAGCCTACTGAGATAGTCATGAGTTTGAGACACATCGAATGGCTCCGCTTCCCTCTCCCGGCTCTGCTTGTTCAGATAATTTCAAACTCCGGGGCTCACATTTCACAATTTCTCCCAAATGCTATTCAGTCTATAGTCGGGGCTCAGATGATAGGGAGCCTCAGGAACGTCAATATTCAATTGGATGACATTTACGCGTGCTTCACCAAGTCTACGAACAAGGTGATAGAGGGAAAGCCTTGGAAAAATTTCTACCTCTCTCCCAAAAAGGATCGGACAATCTTCACCGATTTCGATAGCTCCCATCGAAATTGGGACAAATACTTCTTCGCTGTTGGAGGAGCGTGGTATCCTGAGTTCGTGCCTCAGGAAATTTTTCCTCTGGCCAGGGTGTTTATAAAAGGTGAGTCACGTTTTTTCATTCTGTTTCTTATTAACTTTAATGTGAATTAATCATATATGGATGATTGTCTACTAGTTTAACTTTCTGTACTATTGTCTCGGTTCTTTGTATCAGATTTTTCTTGGCCTCAGGTTAGCATGAGTTCTGAGGGACAGAGCAAGCTGACTGAGAAGGGGCTTCTACATGAATCTAAGGAGAATGCCATTAGTATCAGGGGTGTATTGAACCTCTACTGTATGCAGATTATGACTCGGCTTTGTTTCGTGGATCGAGTCAACCCTGGAGCTGTGCGAGTTAGATCGCAGAAGGGTGACATGACCCTAATCAAGATTACCACATCATGCACGAAGTAGCTAGGAGCTTTCCTAAAGAAATCCCCTCctactccttcaactctgtcgcTGACGAAGGATGAGTTCGAAAGGGCGTGTTCTGAAGCCTACGCTGCGTGTGCCAAGCGTCAAGGGGTCCCAGAGGGTAAAAAGAAGGAGGGTTCTGGCCtggctgcagagtcttcccctgaCAAGTGCGGTTTATCGCGCAGGTCTTCTCACATCCAAGGGCGATCGTCCACGCCTTCTGATGTTCTGCCAATTCAGCCTCTTCAACAAGTGTCTTTTCCCATAGAAGCCTTAGGAAAAAGAAAGAAGCGTGAGGAGTCCTCTGGAGAAGATTCGGATGACGAGAAGTGCATTTCGTCCAAGCTTTGGATCCCAAAAGGTTCTGTCCCCACCACTCAAGGATCTGCCTATGCAATCCCCAGACTTTCCCCAGGAAAATTACCAACAGGTCAGGCCCTCTCATTGTGCAAGAAGCCACGTGGATTTTCCCCCGTTGGGCATTTACCTCGGGCGTCTCCTACTTCACATGCAGGTGGGTCTTCCTTGGCAGCAGGCTCAAAAGGGGTGGTTCATGCAGAGGTCGTTTCCTCTTCTCCGTCCAAATTATCAGGAGTAGCGATTGGAGATGGAGTGCAGGGTGGCTTACCATTTGAAGTGAAGTCTCTTGCTGTCTGCGTGAAGCCGTCAGAAGCATTGCCCCGTGCTTCTGATTTGTCTGAAGGGTCTGCTATTGGCCATAAGCGTGGTTCAGAGGGGAGACACCCTTCCTCTGCTTCTCGTAAAAACAAGCTTCTAGAGGATGCCTTCGGAGAGGGTTTTGAGTCTGCGGATACCACTCCTCTGCCAGTTGAGGCAAGTAAGGCCGTTGAGTCTGAAACTATCCCTGGGTGCTAGGAATCAGGGGTTGTCAAAGTAACAGGTGTTGACACTCTTGGTGTTGTCGTTTCTTCATTACCGCCTATCGCTTCTGAGTCTCATCCAGGAGATGTCATTGCTGTGTCCCCAAAGGGTACTAACACTTTTGAATCTCCTAGCGCTTTCTTGGAGCAGCTCACGTCTTCTGCCGTGCAGACGCCGGTGTACCTCCCCAGTGATTTGGGTGAAGATGATATCTTATTTGAACGCCCTTCGAAGACATATTCTTCTGGCGCGGGGGCAGTTGCGTTGGTGTCTGATAGCATTATGGTATTGATGTTAACAGAAGGTGAGAAGCCAGTTGCCCCCGTTGCTTCTGCGGCTGCATCTGCAGGGGGAGAAACAAGTGACAAAACAGGAGTAATGTCGGAATATGGCCCCTCTGCGTCTAATGAAGTTATGGAGGAAATGCTACGCATAAGCAGACCCCATCTACCTACGGAAGCAATTGGATCTTTGAGTGGTCAAGGTGATTTGTTGCAACAAGTATCAGACCATATCTGGATGGTAAGTTGATTAAAAAATTAGGCTATTTTTACATTTCGTGATATGTGTGTAATATTAGGTGTAATGGGCATAATTGATTTGTCACAGAGCTATGTATGTGCTTCGGTTGCAAGGCGTGAATATGCGGCGGCTATGCAAAATGGTTCCAAACTGGCGGAGCAGATGGCGAAATTAGAAGAGGAGCGGTCAGGGAGAAAGATGGCTGAGGCGAATCGGGACGTGCTTGTGGAGGCCATCAAGAGGTTAGAAGCAGAACTGGCAGAGGCAAAAAAGAAGGTGACTaccacagaggagaagctggtCAGTACTGTTGGACTCGAAGTAGAGCGAAACAAACTGAAGGCTGACTTGGTGGATATGACCAATATGTGGATGGAAAAAAGTCAATTCTGCGTTCAGCATGAAGCCCGCATGGAGAAGCTTAGCAGTATGATGAACGACCTTGAAGAAGGTATTGTGTCGTTGCAAACCGATAAGGAGATCTTAGACAAAGAGAAGACAGAGCTGGAGCGAAGGGCAAACAGTCTTGAGGCCAACGCAGCGGACGCCAAGAAGCAGAAGCTGGAAGCTGAACTTCTTTTGGGGAAGAAGTTGAAGGAAGCAGAAGAGGCGGTAGCCTAAGCCAAGAAGCAGTTGGAGGAGATGGCAGAGGTATGCGACTCTTCTTTTGTTACTGATGAATTAGAAAATAAATTGGCACATAAAACACGTGTGTTGATTCCGTAATGTTTTTGCTTTTGCAGAGGGCAGCAGAGGCAGCGCTTGAAGCCACTAGGCAGCGTATTCGAGATCGGGAGATCACCGAACGCAAGCTTGTGAGGGTGGCTGAGGTAGATACTGCGAAGTACCTGGATCTGGCATTGCGTAATAAGAAGCAGACCCCAGAGGAGAAATGGGCAAAACTGGAGATGTATTATAAGAGCGTTGATGTAAAAATAGGAGAGTATGACGTCGACAAGTATTTGAATGAACTTGGGGATTTGCAGATTTCCTATCCACCGTGCCATCTAGAGAAGTTGAAGCTGAGGGGCGACGCGCTGGGGTCGATGTATAATGTCAATGGGGAAGCCATTGAAGATAGTGTTGCCATTGTGGCATCTGATCAGAAGGCATCAGGATCTGCGTCTGTAGCAGAGGGCAAGCCAGAGGGTGAAAGAGGTGCCGTAGAATGAATGACACTattgttttgttaacttttgtCATGTTTTGCTGTGAATTAATTTCTGTATATACATTCTTTGGGCTCATTAGGCCACTAGTATGTAGTTGATTGTAATAGAGCAAATTATCAATACAAATAGAACTTCGTTTCCTGTTGGTTGTATTGGTGTGTGTACTGTATGTGTGTGTTGCTGTTTAGGACTTAATCGACAGCGTGATGACAGGTGTGAGTCGTACGATTTACTCAGATCAGAAGCTTCATAGACCCTTTAGGCCATTGCGTGCGAAATACAGCGAAAGGTtatacagatggtgggagagGATGCCCAGTTAAGTGTTTGTGTGAGTGATCTGTCTTGGTGTTTTGATGAAGGGTTGGAGCTGACAATATTGTTGTTGCAGGTGAGCACCGTGAGTGGACGAAGGTTCCCTTTTTGAGGAGAATCTTTGACAACCCACAGTGGCTTTACTCAACATGGGCTATGGAAGAGCTTATCAGAAGTGGCATCCCGTACTACATATCGTGTGAACGCTATGGGTTAGGCcatccgaagctagagagtgcgatggcaGAGTACATGCGTCATATTGAGTGGGATTAAGTATGGGCAAGAAAATAGTTGTTCATAGAAAATAGATCAATTATGAAATCCGGAGTTAATATTGTCGTTAATGTAATATAACTTATAAATAACAACTTTTGATTTATTGCTATTTTTGAGTATACATCGCCTTCTGATTTCATGCTTAGCATCTGCCAATTTAAGTTACTGTACAAATATTCGTTTTTATTTATTGAGAAAGGAGTTGAGTAAATATGTGTGCCCATACTTGGCATCTGCCAATTTAAGTTATAGTGATAAGTGTGTCGTACTCCTGCGATGTTGCCATTATTGTTGGGTGGCAGACCTTCTTACTCGTAGGGAGTTGTTGTAGTGGTCTTGATCGGAACGGGCTCGGTCTTTGGAGATGGAAACTTTCCCATGAGGTCAGAGGGGTTAATGTGATCCAGACCGAATGTCGAGGCAGATGCAAAGAGGTGAAAATTGCGAGGCAGGTATCTTTCCAATGCACCCATACCGTGTAGTGTGGTGAGGGGTCGTTTGGGCTGCCGCGTATCCTGACAGAGGCACCCATTGTGTAGGATATGGGTGCGACtgcgggaaaagttcctcccagccttggattgccaaaccagttGGTGTATATTACTGTGCATTATTATTGCTCTTTGTTTATTGAAGTGTAGGTGTATGTATTGAGATTAAAGACATATGGTGTATTGCTAGGGGATGTTGGCAACTTCAAGCATTAGATAATTGTTTATTTATAGCAATTGTGGTAGGTGGTTTTTGAGTACACGTGAATAATGTTACAAAGTTAGGAGAGGATATAATTGAGGAACCCTTTTGAGTAAAAATTTAATTGTCACGTGTCTGAATTGGTGAAATATGGTTGATAATAATGCCAAGGAATTGAATATACAAGAGAAATTTAAAAGAAtgtgaaaaaatggaaagttgttgtattacttttgaattgcacagtacaactattagcaataatattgcttcaaagacattgaattccaagtacgtGGTACAATTTTCCCACTACGTACATTCTTTAGAGTGTAAGACCCTCTGCCTAGTACTTTAATGATTTggaaaggcccttcccaattaggctctAGCTTCTTCTTGTTGCCTGTGACCTTACGCAGAACCCAATCACCTTCTCGAAATGTGCGTGAGTGGACCCTTTTGTTGTAGTAGCGTTCTGTGACCTTTTGATAATTCTCTAGTCGTAATTGTTCCATGGTACGAGCTTCTTCTAGAAGGTCCAGGTTGTGCAGCAATTTAATGTTGTTTGTTGTTGGGTCAGATGCGATCTCTGTCCGAAGTGTAGGTAGACCGACTTCTGTTGGGATGACGGCCTCTGTTCCATATACCATGGCGTAGGGAGATTCCCCCGTGGAGGATCTTTTTGTTGTCCTATAAGCCCATAATACTTTCGGTAATTCTTCTACCCACGCTCCTTTTTTGTCTTCCAAATTCTTCTTAATGTTGGCAAAGATGACTTTGTTGGAAGCCTTTGCTTGACCATTGCCCTGTGGGTAAGTGACAGAGGCGAAGCTTAGCTTGATCTTGTACGTGTCGCATAGCTCTTGTACCTTCGCATTTTGGAACGGAGTTCCATTGTCCACGACTATCTCCCACGGTATCCCAAATTGACATATAATATGCTTCCAGATGAAGGACATAGTGTCTGTTTTGCTGACCGTGACGTACGCCTCTGCcacaacccattttgtgaagtaatcagtgGCTACAAGAGCATACCGCCTTCCACCAGCAGCCTTAGGTAGTTCACCTACTACATCCATACCCCAATTTGCAAAAGACCAAGGTGCAACGATGGAGTGTAAGGTTTGAGCAGgttgatggatggtgggtgcaaatcgttggcatttgtcgcattttttggCATAATCCCGCgcttctgtcatcatgtatggccagtaataccctgtTGTAAGTGCCTTGTGTGCCAAGCTCCGTCCCCCTGTGTGATTTCCACATGTCCCCTCATATATTTCCTCTAATAattttttagcttctgatggGCGCAAACACCGTAGGTATGGGCCGTTGAAGGATTTTCGGTACAACGTCCCATGAATCATGGAATAGCGTTGTGCCCGAAGGCGCAGAAGCTTTGCATATTTTGTATTAGGTGGGAGCTCGGAGGTGGTCAAGTATTTTATGATCGAATATATCCAGCATTCAGGTTCTGATGAGGTTGAATAGACTTCCATGTCTTTGCTTGATTGACTTATAGATATGGAGGACTGGCGTGTGCATCCTCCCGCAGAAGCTAACTTGGCAAGGGCATCGACCTTCTGATTTTGCTCCCTAGGTACTTGTATGAGTTCGAACTGGCGAAAATGCGATCGTAATTCAGTTACCTTTTGTAGAAGGCTAGCCAGATGGGGTGCTTTGGTATCGAAATTTCCAGCCACTTGCTCTATCATAAGCTGCGAGTCGCCTCTGACATTCAGACGTTGGATGCCCATTTCTCGTGCGAGTTCTAAACCATAGATtagtgcctcatattctgcttcattgttcgtCGTGGATTGCTCTAAACGAATGGCTTCTTCAATTTTGAGGCCCGAGGGAGCTTCTAATACGACGCCAATACCAGCCCCTTGGGAGTTGGATGCTCCGTCAGTGTACATCGTC
It encodes the following:
- the LOC133802116 gene encoding uncharacterized protein LOC133802116, translating into MAERAAEAALEATRQRIRDREITERKLVRVAEVDTAKYLDLALRNKKQTPEEKWAKLEMYYKSVDVKIGEYDVDKYLNELGDLQISYPPCHLEKLKLRGDALGSMYNVNGEAIEDSVAIVASDQKASGSASVAEGKPEGERGAVE
- the LOC133800136 gene encoding uncharacterized protein LOC133800136, producing the protein MRTFAWTPHDMPGIDPSVMSHSLNISNNFPPVKQKQRRFAPEVNQVIQEEVQRLLSTGAIEECLYPSWLANPVVIPKKNGKKRVCIDYTNLNKACPKDSYPLPKIDQMIDATTGYERMSFLDAYFGYNQIPMKSEDRIHTTFITEGGLYSYKVVPFGLKNAGATYQRLMHKLFSSLLGRNMEVYIDDMVIKSKQSSTHIDDLTECFDVLDAYKMKLNPFKCVFGVSSGQFLGYAVSQRGIEANPAQIASLSEVKEPRTIRDIHALTGKVVALSRFISRMSDRCQPFLQCIKKSTNTTWGPEQKKALEELKTYLSFPPILSSPIANEDLFLYLSVSQFVVSSVLFREEANRQRPVFYCSKMLLDAETRYSMMEKLALALLTAKKKLRQYFESHTIIVYTDYPLKQVLSKPDLSGRLSKWAIELGMYDIQFSPRKSKKGQVLADFLVEIQSFIPDALPELLESEDQWVWTMYTDGASNSQGAGIGVVLEAPSGLKIEEAIRLEQSTTNNEAEYEALIYGLELAREMGIQRLNVRGDSQLMIEQVAGNFDTKAPHLASLLQKVTELRSHFRQFELIQVPREQNQKVDALAKLASAGGCTRQSSISISQSSKDMEVYSTSSEPECWIYSIIKYLTTSELPPNTKYAKLLRLRAQRYSMIHGTLYRKSFNGPYLRCLRPSEAKKLLEEIYEGTCGNHTGGRSLAHKALTTGYYWPYMMTEARDYAKKCDKCQRFAPTIHQPAQTLHSIVAPWSFANWGMDVVGELPKAAGGRRYALVATDYFTKWVVAEAYVTVSKTDTMSFIWKHIICQFGIPWEIVVDNGTPFQNAKVQELCDTYKIKLSFASVTYPQGNGQAKASNKVIFANIKKNLEDKKGAWVEELPKVLWAYRTTKRSSTGESPYAMVYGTEAVIPTEVGLPTLRTEIASDPTTNNIKLLHNLDLLEEARTMEQLRLENYQKVTERYYNKRVHSRTFREGDWVLRKVTGNKKKLEPNWEGPFQIIKVLGRGSYTLKNLPTSPSNTPYVFNLNTYTYTSINKEQ